One window of the Hoplias malabaricus isolate fHopMal1 chromosome Y, fHopMal1.hap1, whole genome shotgun sequence genome contains the following:
- the LOC136677612 gene encoding hepatic triacylglycerol lipase-like, with product MAVFKGLFLLLITSHLCDGRRGRGNRADAEFGMSMKMPYEPQSEFRVFSPEVDLEDACTVKLFQPHTLQSCGFNSSHPLVIITHGWSMDGMIERWATKLATALKNSQKDINVLFTDWMTLAHQHYPIAARNTRIVGQDIAQLLIWLEDYIQVPVSKVHLIGYSLGAHISGFAGSNLASSGRTLGRITGLDPAGPLFEGMSPTDRLSPDDARFVDAIHTFTQQHLGLSVGINQPVAHFDFYPNGGSSQPGCHLHVQNLYTHLAQYGLMGFEQTVKCAHERSVHLFIDSLLNKDKQITAYKCSSDEAFNKGMCLDCRKNRCNTLGYDIKKHRTSRSKRLYLKTRSLMPFKVYHFQFRIQLFTEVETIDPSLSITLTGTLGESETLPISLEKEISGNKTYSFLITLDTDIGDLIMLSISWDDLPLWTNMWSKMKTIMPWGRKDKGPEIIIGKIRVKAGETQQRMGFCVHSEGSVSLQPSEQKLFVRCDENSLSSRRVASRR from the exons ATGGCTGTGTTTAAGGGGCTGTTCTTGCTGCTCATCACCTCACACCTGTGTGACGGACGACGAGGACGAGGAAACAGAGCAG atgCCGAGTTCGGGATGAGCATGAAAATGCCTTACGAGCCTCAGTCAGAGTTCAGGGTGTTTTCTCCAGAGGTGGACTTAGAGGATGCCTGTACGGTCAAGCTTTTCCAGCCTCACACGCTGCAGTCCTGCGGCTTCAACAGCAGTCACCCGCTGGTCATCATCACTCACGGCTGGTCG ATGGACGGGATGATAGAGAGATGGGCCACGAAACTGGCCACCGCTCTGAAGAACTCACAGAAAGACATTAATGTTCTGTTCACTGACTGGATGACCCTGGCACATCAACACTACCCCATTGCTGCTCGGAACACACGCATCGTGGGGCAGGACATCGCTCAGCTGCTGATTTGGCTTGAg GATTACATTCAGGTTCCAGTGAGTAAGGTCCATCTCATTGGTTACAGTCTGGGGGCTCACATATCAGGGTTCGCCGGCAGTAACCTGGCCTCTTCTGGGAGGACACTGGGGAGAATCACAG gcctgGACCCTGCAGGCCCTCTGTTCGAGGGCATGTCCCCGACAGATCGCCTCTCTCCTGATGATGCCAGGTTCGTGGATGCCATCCACACGTTTACCCAGCAGCACCTGGGGCTGAGTGTGGGCATCAACCAGCCCGTCGCCCACTTCGACTTCTACCCCAACGGAGGGTCTTCTCAGCCCGGTTGCCACCTGCACGTCCAGAACCTGTACACACACCTCGCTCAGTACGGCCTTATGG gttTCGAGCAGACGGTGAAGTGTGCTCACGAGCGCTCCGTTCACCTGTTCATCGACTCTCTCCTGAACAAAGACAAACAGATCACGGCTTACAAGTGCAGCAGTGATGAGGCGTTTAACAAGGGCATGTGCCTCGACTGCCGCAAGAACCGCTGCAACACTCTGGGCTACGACATCAAGAAGCACCGCACCAGCCGCAGCAAGAGACTGTACCTCAAAACTCGCTCGCTCATGCCTTTCAAAG TGTACCACTTCCAGTTCAGGATCCAGCTGTTCACAGAGGTTGAGACGATTGATCCATCACTCAGCATCACTCTCACAGGAACGCTGGGAGAGAGTGAAACCCTGCCCATCTCCCT AGAAAAGGAGATCTCGGGGAATAAGACCTACTCTTTCCTCATCACACTGGACACCGATATTGGAGATCTCATCATGCTGTCTATCAGCTGGGATGACCTCCCGCTGTGGACGAACATGTGGAGCAAGATGAAGACCATAATGCCGTGGGGCAGAAAGGACAAAGGGCCAGAGATCATTATCGGCAAAATCCGAGTAAAAGCAGGAGAGACTCAGCAGAG gatgGGTTTCTGTGTTCATTCGGAgggttctgtctctctccagccTTCAGAGCAGAAGCTATTTGTTCGCTGTGatgaaaactccctcagctccaGACGTGTGGCATCACGCCGCTGA